The following coding sequences lie in one Myxococcus xanthus genomic window:
- a CDS encoding non-ribosomal peptide synthetase, whose translation MNTIDGLLTRLRQHDVRLWMEGERLRFNAPPGVMTPDLLGEMKSRKEELVSFLQQVGQSLQSAADLITAGPRDGELPLSSGQQRMWFLEQFQGPGGAYNMPAALRLEGALDVAALQRSLDEIVRRHEVLRTSYGQHQGQPFQRVSPPASVTMPEVDLQHLPADARQAEVRRRATEEAGRPFDLSRDLPLRMSLLRLDPREHVLLLTLHHVACDGWSLGVLIRELAALYRAFSTGEPSPLPEPALQYGDFARWQQERATRGDLQPHLSWWRDHLAGAPAMLELPTDRPRPANQRFHGATHRFTVPSELTVRLKQRSREAEATLFMTLLSAFGVLLSRGSRQEDLVIGTPIANRVPQTEPLIGLFVNSLPLRLQVDGARPFSELLARVRQDTLSAYAHQTLPFEQLVEALQPPRDPSYSPLFQVLFTLQNTPSEVLSLSGLTLEQLEFESGTTQFDLSLSMAETAQGLVSELNYNTDLFDAATVARMSGHLLTLLAAIAENPTRSVSDLPLLTEPERLRLLREWNDTALDLPLPDSLHGLFEQQAARRPDATAVRFESRALTYRELDEQANRLANHLRQLGVEPGHRVGIFLERSVELLVGLLGILKAGAAYVPLDPLYPPDRLAHILDDSGVSLLLTEPELAAQVPAYRGKRLVLAEASGAPTTPPQVTLAGTNLAYVLYTSGSTGRPKGVAVPHAAVVNFMASMQRGPGMTDQDTLFAVTTVAFDISVLELFLPLSVGGSVVIASRETAVDGTRLMRALVESGATVMQATPSTWRMLLTLGWKGSPALKLLCGGEALPSELVEPLCSSGASLWNMYGPTETTIWSTTTRLEPGRRITLGRPIGNTQVYVLDAAMHPVPMGVMGALYIGGHGVAQGYLHRPDLTAERFVPDPFGQVPGGRLYATGDLVRALPDGTLEYLGRGDGQVKLRGFRIELGEIEARLAQVPGVLEAAVKLWDVSGHAELVAYVRPGAEPAPEALTIRQHLTSHLPAYMLPSHFVTLESFPRTANGKLDRKSLPAPSANQRASTAYEAPRTPTEVQLAAIWRDVLAVEQVGARDNFFDLGGQSMKAVQVVARIQESWKVDVSLRVLFEHPTLDALAKHLETLQQPSSPAVPPPLVARPRQARLVQAATRAELNLPDSTSSKKE comes from the coding sequence GTGAACACGATCGACGGACTGTTGACCCGGCTGCGCCAGCACGACGTGCGGCTGTGGATGGAAGGCGAGCGCCTGCGTTTCAACGCCCCGCCGGGCGTGATGACGCCCGACCTGCTTGGAGAGATGAAGTCCCGTAAGGAGGAGCTGGTCTCCTTCCTCCAGCAGGTGGGCCAATCACTCCAGAGCGCCGCGGACCTCATCACCGCCGGCCCTCGCGACGGGGAGTTGCCGCTGTCCTCCGGCCAGCAGCGCATGTGGTTTCTGGAGCAGTTCCAGGGGCCTGGTGGCGCGTACAACATGCCCGCCGCGCTGCGGCTCGAAGGCGCCCTGGACGTCGCCGCGCTTCAGCGGAGCCTGGACGAAATCGTCCGCCGTCACGAGGTGCTGCGCACGAGCTATGGGCAGCACCAGGGCCAGCCCTTCCAGCGCGTCTCGCCGCCCGCGTCCGTGACGATGCCTGAGGTGGACCTCCAGCACCTCCCCGCCGACGCACGTCAGGCCGAGGTCCGGCGGCGTGCGACAGAGGAGGCCGGCCGGCCCTTCGACCTGTCGCGAGACCTGCCCCTCCGGATGTCCCTGCTGCGGTTGGACCCACGCGAGCACGTGCTGCTGCTCACGCTCCACCACGTCGCCTGCGACGGCTGGTCCCTGGGCGTCCTCATCCGCGAACTGGCGGCGCTCTACCGCGCGTTCAGCACGGGCGAGCCCTCTCCGCTTCCCGAACCGGCCCTGCAATACGGCGACTTCGCGCGCTGGCAGCAGGAGCGAGCCACCCGTGGCGACCTCCAGCCGCATCTCTCCTGGTGGCGCGACCACCTGGCCGGCGCCCCTGCGATGCTGGAGTTGCCCACCGACCGGCCGCGCCCCGCGAACCAGCGCTTCCACGGCGCGACCCATCGCTTCACCGTGCCTTCGGAGCTGACCGTCCGGCTCAAGCAGCGGAGCCGCGAGGCGGAGGCCACGTTGTTCATGACGCTGTTGTCCGCGTTCGGCGTGCTCCTGTCCCGCGGCAGCCGGCAGGAGGACCTCGTCATCGGCACGCCCATCGCCAACCGGGTGCCCCAGACGGAGCCCCTCATCGGCCTCTTCGTCAACTCACTGCCGCTGCGGCTCCAGGTGGACGGCGCGCGTCCGTTCTCCGAGCTGCTGGCCCGCGTGCGCCAGGACACGCTGAGCGCCTACGCGCATCAGACGCTGCCCTTCGAGCAACTGGTCGAAGCGCTCCAGCCGCCGCGTGACCCGAGCTACTCCCCGCTGTTCCAGGTGCTGTTCACGCTCCAGAACACGCCGTCCGAGGTCCTCTCGCTGTCCGGCCTCACGTTGGAGCAGTTGGAGTTCGAGAGCGGCACCACGCAGTTCGACCTCTCCCTGTCGATGGCGGAGACGGCGCAGGGGCTGGTCAGCGAGCTGAACTACAACACCGACCTGTTCGATGCGGCCACCGTCGCGCGGATGTCCGGGCACCTCCTCACGCTGCTCGCGGCCATCGCGGAGAACCCCACCCGGTCCGTGAGCGACCTGCCCCTGCTGACCGAGCCCGAGCGACTGCGACTGCTGCGGGAGTGGAACGACACCGCGCTCGACCTGCCCCTGCCCGACAGCCTCCACGGCCTCTTCGAACAGCAGGCCGCGCGCCGCCCGGACGCCACCGCCGTGCGCTTCGAGTCGCGCGCCCTGACCTACCGGGAGCTGGATGAACAGGCGAACCGGCTGGCGAACCACCTGCGCCAGCTCGGCGTGGAGCCGGGGCACCGCGTGGGCATCTTCCTGGAGCGCTCGGTGGAGCTGCTCGTGGGTTTGCTCGGCATCCTGAAGGCGGGCGCGGCGTATGTGCCGCTGGACCCGCTGTATCCGCCGGACCGGCTGGCGCACATCTTGGACGACAGCGGCGTCTCACTGCTGCTGACCGAGCCGGAGCTGGCCGCACAGGTCCCCGCCTATCGTGGCAAGCGCCTGGTGCTGGCCGAGGCCTCCGGCGCCCCCACGACGCCGCCCCAGGTGACGCTCGCGGGCACGAACCTGGCCTACGTGCTCTACACGTCCGGTTCCACGGGCCGTCCCAAGGGCGTGGCCGTGCCGCACGCTGCGGTCGTCAACTTCATGGCGTCCATGCAGCGGGGGCCTGGGATGACCGACCAGGACACGCTGTTCGCCGTGACGACGGTCGCCTTCGACATCTCCGTGCTGGAGCTGTTCCTGCCCCTGAGCGTGGGCGGCAGCGTCGTCATCGCCAGCCGCGAGACGGCCGTGGATGGCACCCGGCTGATGCGGGCGCTGGTGGAGAGTGGCGCCACGGTGATGCAGGCAACGCCTTCCACGTGGCGGATGCTGCTGACGCTGGGGTGGAAAGGCAGCCCCGCGCTGAAGCTCCTCTGCGGTGGAGAGGCGCTCCCTTCCGAACTGGTCGAGCCGCTGTGCTCGAGCGGTGCGTCCCTGTGGAACATGTACGGCCCCACGGAGACGACCATCTGGTCCACCACCACGCGCCTGGAGCCGGGACGCCGCATCACCCTGGGCCGCCCGATTGGCAACACGCAGGTGTATGTGCTGGACGCGGCCATGCATCCGGTGCCCATGGGCGTGATGGGCGCGCTGTACATCGGCGGGCACGGCGTGGCGCAGGGCTACCTCCACCGTCCGGACCTGACGGCGGAGCGCTTCGTGCCAGACCCCTTCGGGCAGGTGCCGGGCGGCCGGCTCTACGCCACGGGCGACCTGGTGCGCGCGCTGCCGGACGGCACGCTGGAGTACCTGGGCCGCGGCGACGGGCAGGTGAAGCTGCGCGGCTTCCGCATCGAACTGGGGGAGATTGAAGCCCGGCTGGCGCAGGTGCCGGGCGTCCTGGAAGCCGCCGTAAAGCTGTGGGACGTGTCGGGCCACGCGGAGCTCGTCGCCTACGTGCGCCCCGGCGCCGAGCCCGCTCCCGAAGCCCTGACGATTCGCCAGCATCTGACGTCTCACCTGCCGGCGTACATGCTGCCGAGCCACTTCGTGACGCTGGAGTCCTTCCCCCGGACAGCCAACGGCAAGCTGGACCGCAAGTCGCTCCCCGCGCCGTCGGCGAACCAGCGCGCCTCGACGGCCTACGAGGCGCCACGCACGCCCACGGAAGTCCAACTCGCGGCCATCTGGCGCGACGTCCTCGCGGTGGAGCAGGTCGGCGCGCGTGACAACTTCTTCGACCTGGGAGGCCAGTCGATGAAGGCCGTCCAGGTGGTGGCGCGCATCCAGGAGTCCTGGAAGGTGGACGTGTCACTCCGCGTCCTCTTCGAGCACCCCACACTCGACGCGCTGGCGAAGCACCTGGAGACACTCCAGCAACCCAGTTCGCCCGCCGTCCCCCCGCCACTGGTGGCCCGGCCCCGGCAAGCCCGCCTCGTCCAGGCCGCGACGCGCGCCGAGCTGAACCTCCCTGACTCGACTTCTTCGAAGAAGGAGTAG